Proteins from a genomic interval of Brachybacterium vulturis:
- a CDS encoding 2-hydroxy-3-oxopropionate reductase, protein MTKIAVIGLGIMGLPMAKNLVTAGHDVTGFNRSRGKIDALVEAGGKGADSVADAVREAEVIITMLPDSPDVEAVVSGEEGVFANASAGALWIDASTIRPDVAAALAEQAREAGLRPLDAPVSGGEAGAISGALSIMIGGETADVEAVDEVLQGVGKTIVHVGPSGSGQTVKAANQLIVAANIQAVSEAVVFLEAYGVDTTAALKVLGGGLAGSKVLEQKGQKLLDRDFAPGFRLELHHKDMGIVTSAAREAGVTIPLGSLVAQQVGATVARGDGGLDHSGLFTLVEALSTRPGDDARA, encoded by the coding sequence ATGACCAAGATCGCTGTCATCGGACTCGGAATCATGGGACTGCCCATGGCCAAGAACCTCGTCACCGCCGGCCACGACGTCACCGGATTCAACCGCTCCCGCGGGAAGATCGATGCCCTCGTCGAGGCGGGCGGCAAGGGCGCTGACTCCGTCGCCGACGCCGTGCGCGAGGCCGAGGTGATCATCACGATGCTCCCGGACTCCCCCGACGTCGAGGCCGTCGTCAGCGGCGAGGAGGGAGTCTTCGCGAACGCCTCCGCCGGCGCCCTGTGGATCGACGCCTCCACGATCCGCCCCGATGTCGCCGCGGCGCTCGCCGAGCAGGCCCGCGAGGCCGGGCTGCGCCCGCTGGATGCCCCGGTCTCCGGCGGCGAGGCCGGCGCGATCTCCGGTGCGCTGTCCATCATGATCGGTGGCGAGACGGCGGACGTCGAGGCCGTGGACGAGGTGCTCCAGGGCGTCGGGAAGACGATCGTGCACGTGGGCCCCTCCGGCTCCGGGCAGACCGTCAAGGCGGCCAACCAGCTCATCGTCGCCGCCAACATCCAGGCGGTCAGCGAAGCAGTCGTCTTCCTCGAGGCCTACGGCGTGGACACGACCGCCGCCCTCAAGGTCCTGGGAGGCGGCCTGGCCGGCTCCAAGGTGCTCGAGCAGAAGGGCCAGAAGCTCCTGGACCGGGACTTCGCCCCCGGTTTCCGTCTCGAGCTGCACCACAAGGACATGGGCATCGTGACCTCGGCCGCCCGTGAGGCGGGGGTCACCATCCCCCTCGGCTCCCTCGTGGCCCAGCAGGTCGGAGCCACCGTCGCCCGCGGCGACGGCGGCCTGGACCATTCCGGTCTGTTCACCCTGGTCGAGGCGCTCTCGACCCGCCCGGGCGACGACGCCCGCGCCTGA
- a CDS encoding DUF6986 family protein, with protein MSATDMQDATHAGTAEGVLGAGFHRSADQELAATDELLERCFPGDPGTRQPVHTVYVPADTFTPDLPRTWGERALAAVADDGLQELATTVAPAGTSSEALAAVLAAVEHKLRTEPIEDLRIDFEDGFGDRGDQAEDAQAVAAARAVAEAVRAGTAPPFIGIRFKCFEAATRERGLRTLDLFVSTLVRSGGLREAGVSPDGLPVGLVLTLPKVSTFAQVQVMVRACERLEQELGLAPGRLRFEVQMETAPLILGVDGRSPLGDVIHRTEGRVEALHYGTYDYSDSLQIAAEYQSMEHPAADHAKAIMQVAVAGTGVRLSDGSTNILPLGDPAHRQAAWANHARLVRRSLEHGYYQGWDLHPAQLPTRFLATYFFFTEGFPAAAVRLRNYVEKIESAVMDEPATARALARFVHRGLLCGAVSEDRLRSATGLDPQQLVALAHPRAAAGTTPSPSPTAPGGSPA; from the coding sequence ATGAGCGCGACGGATATGCAGGACGCGACGCACGCAGGCACCGCCGAGGGCGTGCTCGGAGCAGGATTCCACCGCAGCGCGGACCAGGAGCTCGCCGCCACCGATGAGCTGCTGGAGCGCTGCTTCCCCGGGGATCCCGGGACCCGTCAGCCCGTGCACACGGTCTACGTGCCGGCGGACACCTTCACCCCGGATCTCCCCCGCACCTGGGGCGAGCGCGCTCTGGCCGCGGTCGCGGACGACGGTCTGCAGGAGCTGGCCACCACCGTGGCACCAGCGGGAACCTCCTCGGAGGCTCTGGCCGCGGTGCTCGCCGCGGTGGAGCACAAGCTCCGCACCGAGCCCATCGAGGATCTGCGGATCGACTTCGAGGACGGCTTCGGGGACCGGGGCGACCAGGCGGAGGACGCGCAGGCGGTCGCCGCGGCGCGGGCCGTCGCCGAGGCCGTCCGGGCCGGGACCGCTCCCCCCTTCATCGGCATCCGCTTCAAGTGCTTCGAGGCCGCGACCCGGGAGCGCGGACTGCGCACCCTGGACCTGTTCGTGAGCACCCTGGTGCGCAGCGGCGGGCTGCGGGAGGCCGGGGTCAGCCCCGACGGACTCCCCGTCGGCCTGGTGCTCACCCTGCCCAAGGTCAGCACCTTCGCGCAGGTGCAGGTGATGGTGCGCGCCTGCGAGCGCCTCGAGCAGGAGCTCGGCCTCGCGCCCGGCCGACTGCGTTTCGAGGTGCAGATGGAGACCGCGCCGCTGATCCTGGGGGTCGACGGCCGCTCGCCGCTGGGCGATGTCATCCATCGCACCGAGGGCCGGGTCGAGGCGCTCCACTACGGCACCTACGACTATTCCGACAGCCTGCAGATCGCCGCGGAGTACCAGTCCATGGAGCATCCTGCGGCCGATCATGCCAAGGCGATCATGCAGGTGGCCGTGGCGGGGACGGGGGTGCGCCTGTCCGACGGGTCCACCAACATCCTGCCCCTTGGCGATCCGGCGCACCGGCAGGCGGCCTGGGCGAACCATGCCCGTCTGGTGCGGCGCTCCCTCGAGCACGGCTACTACCAGGGATGGGACCTGCATCCCGCGCAGCTGCCGACGCGCTTCCTGGCGACGTACTTCTTCTTCACCGAGGGCTTCCCGGCGGCCGCCGTGCGGCTGCGCAACTACGTGGAGAAGATCGAGTCCGCGGTCATGGACGAGCCGGCGACGGCACGCGCCCTGGCCCGCTTCGTCCACCGCGGCCTCCTGTGCGGTGCGGTGTCCGAGGACCGGCTGCGCAGCGCGACGGGTCTGGATCCGCAGCAGCTGGTCGCCCTGGCCCATCCGCGCGCCGCCGCAGGCACCACGCCGTCGCCGTCGCCCACCGCCCCTGGAGGTTCACCCGCATGA
- the allB gene encoding allantoinase AllB: MTTQDSRGQGTDAPVTGVALNDPDRVRRLIADYHREHGEAPAAAEPRGSAEASPHAEGTPFDLVVKGRRVAGEGGFAAREIGIRDGRIAAIEPLGAALQAREVVELADDETLLPGLVDTHVHINEPGRTEWEGFATATRAAAAGGVTTVLDMPLNSIPSTVNPPALEYKQLFAQQGAFVDIGFWGGAIPGNLPQLRPLHDAGVFGFKCFLLHSGVDEFPPLTAEELGEALTETSSFGSLMIVHAEDAETIDSAPQAAGNTYGSFLQSRPRDAENLAISSVIERTRATGGRTHILHLSSSDALDMIAGAKREGLDLTVETCPHYLTLSAEEIPDGATAFKCCPPVREEDNREQLWQGLLEGTIDFIVSDHSPSTLELKNPSDGDFAVAWGGVSSLQLGLSLIWTEARRRGIELERVVRWMSSAPAERVGLTSKGQLAIGFDADLAVFAAEETFVVDAGQLHHRHPITPYQGKTLQGRVRATYLRGQRVEFDAPTGQLLRHEQA; the protein is encoded by the coding sequence ATGACGACACAGGACTCCCGAGGCCAGGGCACCGACGCCCCCGTGACCGGGGTCGCCCTGAACGACCCCGATCGTGTGCGGCGCCTCATCGCCGACTACCACCGCGAGCACGGCGAGGCCCCCGCCGCCGCGGAGCCCCGGGGCAGCGCCGAGGCGTCCCCGCACGCTGAGGGGACGCCGTTCGACCTGGTGGTGAAGGGACGACGGGTGGCGGGCGAGGGCGGCTTCGCCGCGCGCGAGATCGGCATCCGCGACGGCAGGATCGCCGCGATCGAGCCGCTCGGCGCCGCTCTGCAGGCCCGCGAGGTCGTCGAGCTGGCCGACGACGAGACGCTGCTGCCGGGTCTCGTGGACACCCATGTGCACATCAACGAGCCCGGGCGCACCGAGTGGGAGGGCTTCGCCACCGCCACGCGCGCCGCGGCCGCCGGCGGGGTGACCACCGTGCTGGACATGCCGCTGAACTCCATCCCCTCGACGGTCAACCCCCCGGCGCTCGAGTACAAGCAGCTCTTCGCGCAGCAGGGCGCCTTCGTGGACATCGGGTTCTGGGGCGGGGCGATCCCCGGCAACCTCCCGCAGCTGCGGCCGCTGCATGACGCCGGCGTCTTCGGGTTCAAGTGCTTCCTGCTGCACTCCGGGGTCGACGAGTTCCCGCCGCTGACCGCCGAGGAGCTCGGCGAGGCCCTGACGGAGACCTCCTCCTTCGGTTCGCTGATGATCGTGCACGCCGAGGACGCCGAGACGATCGACAGCGCCCCGCAGGCCGCGGGGAACACGTACGGAAGCTTCCTGCAGTCCCGTCCCCGCGATGCCGAGAACCTGGCGATCTCCTCGGTCATCGAGCGCACCCGCGCCACCGGTGGCCGCACCCACATCCTGCACCTGTCCAGCTCGGACGCCCTGGACATGATCGCCGGCGCGAAGCGCGAGGGGCTCGACCTCACCGTCGAGACCTGCCCCCACTACCTCACCCTGAGCGCTGAGGAGATCCCGGACGGGGCGACGGCCTTCAAGTGCTGCCCGCCCGTGCGCGAGGAGGACAACCGCGAGCAGCTCTGGCAGGGCCTGCTCGAGGGGACGATCGACTTCATCGTCTCGGACCACTCCCCCTCCACGCTCGAGCTCAAGAACCCCAGCGACGGTGATTTCGCCGTCGCCTGGGGCGGGGTCTCCTCCCTGCAGCTCGGTCTGTCGCTGATCTGGACCGAGGCGCGCCGCCGCGGGATCGAGCTGGAGCGCGTGGTCCGCTGGATGTCCAGCGCCCCCGCAGAGCGGGTGGGGCTGACCTCGAAGGGACAGCTCGCGATCGGGTTCGATGCCGACCTCGCCGTGTTCGCCGCCGAGGAGACCTTCGTGGTGGACGCCGGGCAGCTGCACCATCGCCACCCGATCACCCCGTACCAGGGCAAGACGCTCCAGGGCCGGGTCCGCGCGACCTACCTGCGCGGGCAGCGGGTGGAGTTCGATGCTCCGACCGGACAGCTGCTGCGCCACGAGCAGGCGTGA
- a CDS encoding glycerate kinase, giving the protein MRIILAPDKFKGSADAQEVAAALEKGLRSASAEPDALDIVRIPVADGGEGTVQAALGAGYSSRSLSVTGPVGLPVEAAYAALDGTAVIEMSQASGLDALPRGEDGDPLLDALGAGSRGTGELIAHALEHGARRIILGVGGSACTDGGTGMLTALGARFLDAAGQELAGGGGALRDLARVDLSGMSAAVAGADFVLAADVDNPLLGPEGAAAVFGPQKGADPTQVAALEEGLTRWRDRAEEALGSVAGEVALAPGAGAAGGLGFAALAVLGARRRPGIDVVLELVGLAERILGASLVITGEGSLDAQSLGGKAPMGVLRTAQRASIPTVVVCGRSLLPAQQLREAGFAAVHTLLERAEDARTSMADAPRLLQEVGAEIGRQLLASRSPGHARQTDPHQVAGG; this is encoded by the coding sequence GTGCGCATCATCCTCGCACCGGACAAGTTCAAGGGCTCGGCCGACGCGCAGGAGGTGGCCGCCGCCCTGGAGAAGGGGCTGCGCTCCGCCTCGGCGGAGCCGGACGCCCTCGACATCGTCAGGATCCCCGTGGCCGACGGTGGCGAGGGCACGGTCCAGGCGGCCCTCGGCGCCGGGTACTCCTCCCGGTCGCTGTCGGTCACCGGACCGGTGGGACTGCCGGTCGAGGCGGCCTATGCCGCTCTCGACGGCACCGCGGTGATCGAGATGTCCCAGGCCTCGGGCCTGGACGCGCTGCCCCGCGGCGAGGACGGGGACCCGCTGCTGGATGCCCTCGGGGCCGGCAGCCGCGGCACCGGCGAGCTGATCGCGCATGCGCTGGAGCACGGCGCACGGCGGATCATCCTCGGCGTCGGCGGCAGCGCCTGCACCGACGGCGGGACCGGGATGCTCACCGCTCTCGGTGCCCGGTTCCTCGACGCCGCCGGCCAGGAGCTGGCGGGCGGGGGCGGAGCCCTGCGGGACCTCGCCCGGGTCGATCTCTCCGGCATGTCTGCGGCGGTGGCGGGTGCGGACTTCGTGCTCGCCGCCGACGTGGACAACCCCCTGCTCGGCCCCGAGGGCGCCGCGGCCGTCTTCGGCCCCCAGAAGGGCGCGGACCCCACCCAGGTCGCCGCGCTCGAGGAGGGCCTGACCCGCTGGCGGGACCGCGCCGAGGAGGCGCTCGGCTCCGTGGCCGGCGAAGTGGCACTCGCCCCCGGCGCCGGGGCGGCCGGAGGGCTGGGATTCGCGGCGCTCGCCGTCCTCGGCGCCCGCCGCCGACCGGGTATCGACGTGGTGCTGGAGCTGGTCGGCCTCGCCGAGCGGATCCTCGGCGCCTCGCTCGTGATCACGGGCGAGGGCAGCCTCGACGCGCAGTCCCTGGGCGGCAAGGCGCCGATGGGCGTGCTGCGCACGGCGCAGCGGGCCTCGATCCCCACCGTCGTGGTCTGCGGCCGCAGCCTGCTGCCCGCGCAGCAGCTGCGGGAGGCGGGCTTCGCCGCCGTGCATACGCTGCTCGAGCGCGCGGAGGACGCCCGCACCAGCATGGCCGACGCCCCTCGGCTGCTGCAGGAGGTGGGTGCCGAGATCGGGCGGCAGCTGCTCGCCTCCCGCAGTCCGGGCCACGCCCGGCAGACTGACCCCCACCAGGTCGCCGGCGGCTGA
- a CDS encoding bifunctional allantoicase/(S)-ureidoglycine aminohydrolase gives MTPSTSTRTPTYQIPPGGLPPQTDLLTDRAMFTESYAVIPHGTLRDIVTSRLPFWDQTRLWVLARPLSGFAETFSQYLMEVAPGGGSESPETDPEAESVLFLMDGELTVVIDGTTHTMGPGGYAFIPPETTWTVRNTGTAPATWHWIRKRYQRVEGIELPAAFVTNEQDITPTPMPDTDGAWATTRFVDPDDLRHDMHVTVVSFEPGGTIPFAETHVMEHGLYVLEGKAVYRLNQDWVEVEAGDFMWLRAFCPQACYAGGPGRFRYLLYKDMHRHMPFLG, from the coding sequence ATGACCCCCTCGACATCCACCCGCACCCCCACCTACCAGATCCCGCCCGGCGGCCTGCCCCCGCAGACCGACCTGCTGACGGACCGGGCCATGTTCACCGAGTCCTACGCGGTCATCCCGCACGGGACCCTGCGCGACATCGTCACCAGTCGTCTCCCGTTCTGGGACCAGACCCGGCTCTGGGTGCTGGCACGGCCGCTGAGCGGCTTCGCCGAGACCTTCTCCCAGTACCTCATGGAGGTCGCCCCCGGCGGCGGCAGCGAGAGCCCGGAGACCGATCCCGAGGCGGAGAGCGTCCTGTTCCTCATGGACGGCGAGCTGACCGTCGTGATCGACGGGACCACGCACACGATGGGCCCCGGCGGCTACGCCTTCATCCCACCGGAGACGACGTGGACGGTGCGCAACACCGGCACCGCGCCCGCCACCTGGCACTGGATCCGCAAGCGGTACCAGCGCGTCGAGGGCATCGAGCTGCCGGCCGCCTTCGTGACGAACGAGCAGGACATCACCCCCACCCCGATGCCGGACACGGACGGCGCCTGGGCCACGACCCGCTTCGTGGACCCCGATGACCTCCGCCACGACATGCACGTCACGGTGGTCTCCTTCGAGCCCGGCGGCACCATCCCGTTCGCGGAGACCCATGTCATGGAGCACGGCCTCTACGTGCTCGAGGGCAAGGCCGTGTACCGCCTGAACCAGGACTGGGTCGAGGTGGAGGCCGGCGACTTCATGTGGCTGCGCGCCTTCTGCCCGCAGGCCTGCTACGCCGGAGGCCCCGGTCGCTTCCGCTACCTGCTCTACAAGGACATGCACCGGCACATGCCGTTCCTGGGCTGA
- the msrA gene encoding peptide-methionine (S)-S-oxide reductase MsrA, with amino-acid sequence MWQLMDLLYGHKKERVAPADALPGRDRCPYPLAREHLVLGTDMLGPDAPVDPRPWPAGSEEIILAGGCFWGIERIAWQVPGVHTTSSGYAGGFTPHPTYEEVFSARTGHTEAVRVIYSGGERTLRRLLTQFWEQHDPTTANRQGNDVGTEYRSAVYWTTPAQGEVVRDSAQRYQQALDEAGRGTISTELLPLAEAGDGVYYTAEAEQQQFLARNPAGYCNHGFNGVACSL; translated from the coding sequence ATGTGGCAGCTGATGGATCTCCTGTACGGGCACAAGAAGGAGAGGGTCGCGCCCGCGGACGCGCTCCCCGGCCGGGACCGCTGCCCGTACCCGCTCGCGCGCGAGCACCTCGTGCTGGGCACCGACATGCTCGGCCCCGACGCCCCCGTCGACCCGCGGCCCTGGCCCGCCGGCAGCGAGGAGATCATCCTGGCCGGAGGATGCTTCTGGGGCATCGAACGGATCGCCTGGCAGGTCCCGGGCGTGCACACCACCTCCTCGGGCTATGCCGGCGGATTCACGCCGCACCCCACCTACGAGGAGGTGTTCTCCGCCCGCACCGGCCACACCGAGGCCGTGCGCGTCATCTACTCCGGCGGCGAGAGGACCCTGCGCCGCCTGCTCACCCAGTTCTGGGAGCAGCACGATCCCACCACCGCGAACCGGCAGGGCAACGACGTGGGCACCGAGTACCGCAGCGCCGTGTACTGGACCACCCCCGCCCAGGGTGAGGTGGTGCGCGACTCCGCGCAGCGCTACCAGCAGGCACTGGACGAGGCCGGCCGCGGCACCATCAGCACCGAGCTGCTCCCGCTGGCCGAGGCCGGAGACGGCGTGTACTACACGGCCGAGGCCGAGCAGCAGCAGTTCCTGGCGCGGAACCCCGCCGGCTACTGCAACCACGGGTTCAACGGGGTGGCCTGCTCGCTCTGA
- the gcl gene encoding glyoxylate carboligase, with translation MTRMRTVDAIALILEKEGATETFGLPGAAINPFYSAMREHGGIRHTLHRHVEGASHAADGYSRATGGIGICVGTSGPAGTDMITGLYAAAADSVPILCITGQAPTSVLHKEDFQAVDIESIAKPVTKYASTILEPGLVPGTFAKAFQIMRSARPGPVLLDLPINVQMAEIEFDIDAYEPLPADKPAASRVQIEKVLDLLAGAEKPLIIAGGGVINANASAQLVELAELLNIPVSPTLMAWGSIPDDHRLQAGMVGIQTHTRYGNKSFLESDVVLGIGNRWANRHTGDLATYRGDRTFVHIDIEATQIGRVFSPDLGIVSDAGAALDQLLTVARERKASLPDWSQWADACTARKGTLHRKTNFDNIPIKPQRVYQEMNAAFGRDTTYVSTIGLSQIAGAQMLHVYGPRKWINAGQAGPLGWTGPAALGVVRANPDEKVVALSGDYDFQFMIEELAVGAQFHLPYIHVVVNNSYLGLIRQSQRGFDMDYHVSLAFDNINSPETKGYGVDHVKVAEGLGCKAVRIEDPADLAAGFSEANRLADEHRVPVVVEVILERVTNISMGAGLDSVNEFEDLALTAADAPTALTPLSELTEDAEPAPALASK, from the coding sequence ATGACTCGCATGCGCACTGTGGACGCCATCGCCCTGATCCTGGAGAAGGAGGGCGCCACCGAGACCTTCGGTCTCCCCGGCGCCGCCATCAACCCCTTCTACTCGGCCATGCGCGAGCACGGCGGGATCCGCCACACCCTGCACCGCCACGTCGAGGGTGCCTCGCACGCCGCGGACGGCTACTCCCGCGCCACGGGCGGCATCGGGATCTGCGTCGGCACCTCCGGCCCGGCCGGCACCGACATGATCACCGGCCTGTACGCCGCCGCCGCGGACTCCGTCCCGATCCTGTGCATCACCGGCCAGGCACCGACCTCCGTGCTGCACAAGGAGGACTTCCAGGCCGTCGACATCGAGTCGATCGCCAAGCCCGTCACGAAGTACGCCTCGACCATCCTCGAGCCCGGTCTGGTCCCCGGCACCTTCGCCAAGGCGTTCCAGATCATGCGCTCGGCCCGCCCCGGCCCGGTGCTGCTGGACCTCCCCATCAACGTGCAGATGGCGGAGATCGAGTTCGACATCGACGCCTACGAGCCGCTGCCGGCGGACAAGCCGGCCGCCAGCAGGGTCCAGATCGAGAAGGTCCTCGACCTGCTCGCCGGCGCGGAGAAGCCGCTCATCATCGCCGGTGGCGGCGTCATCAACGCCAACGCCTCCGCGCAGCTGGTCGAGCTCGCCGAGCTGCTGAACATCCCGGTCTCCCCCACCCTGATGGCCTGGGGCAGCATCCCGGACGACCATCGCCTGCAGGCGGGCATGGTGGGCATCCAGACCCACACCCGCTACGGCAACAAGTCCTTCCTGGAGTCGGACGTCGTGCTCGGGATCGGCAACCGCTGGGCCAACCGCCACACCGGGGACCTCGCCACCTACCGCGGCGATCGCACCTTCGTGCACATCGACATCGAGGCCACCCAGATCGGCCGGGTCTTCAGCCCCGATCTCGGCATCGTCTCCGACGCCGGTGCCGCCCTGGACCAGCTGCTGACCGTCGCCCGGGAGCGCAAGGCCTCACTGCCGGACTGGTCGCAGTGGGCCGACGCCTGCACCGCCCGCAAGGGCACCCTGCACCGCAAGACCAACTTCGACAACATCCCGATCAAGCCGCAGCGGGTGTACCAGGAGATGAACGCGGCCTTCGGCCGGGACACCACCTACGTCTCCACGATCGGGCTCTCCCAGATCGCCGGCGCCCAGATGCTGCACGTGTACGGGCCCCGGAAGTGGATCAACGCGGGCCAGGCCGGGCCGCTGGGCTGGACCGGACCGGCGGCGCTCGGCGTCGTGCGCGCCAACCCGGACGAGAAGGTCGTCGCGCTCTCGGGCGACTACGACTTCCAGTTCATGATCGAGGAGCTCGCCGTCGGTGCGCAGTTCCACCTCCCGTACATCCACGTGGTCGTCAACAACTCCTACCTGGGCCTGATCCGTCAGTCCCAGCGCGGCTTCGACATGGACTACCACGTCTCCCTGGCCTTCGACAACATCAACTCCCCCGAGACCAAGGGATACGGCGTCGACCACGTCAAGGTCGCCGAGGGGCTCGGCTGCAAGGCGGTGCGGATCGAGGATCCGGCGGACCTGGCCGCGGGCTTCTCCGAGGCGAACCGCCTGGCCGATGAGCACCGCGTCCCCGTGGTGGTCGAGGTCATCCTCGAGCGCGTCACCAACATCTCCATGGGTGCCGGCCTCGACTCCGTGAACGAGTTCGAGGATCTGGCGCTGACCGCGGCCGATGCCCCGACCGCGCTCACCCCCCTGTCCGAGCTCACCGAGGACGCCGAGCCCGCCCCGGCCCTCGCGAGCAAGTAG
- a CDS encoding hydroxypyruvate isomerase family protein codes for MSSTSTTPSPRDFTINCTTLLSELPVLERAQAARDAGFERVEFWWPFDSATPTQQEIDDFVASIEAAGVQLVGLNFFAGDMPGGDRGIVSSPGREEEFAANVEVVAALGERLGCRAFNALYGLRIEGQDPAAQDETAVANLALAARAVAAFGGTVLLEPVSGADAYPLKTAAEALAIIDRVRAEGVENIALLADFYHLAVNGEDVAAVIEAHAAEFGHIQIADSPGRGAPGTGDLPLDQWIQRSRALGYEGGVALEYKQDRATAFDWFSQPAAATS; via the coding sequence ATGTCCAGCACCAGCACCACGCCGTCGCCCCGAGACTTCACCATCAACTGCACGACGCTGCTGTCCGAGCTGCCGGTGCTCGAGCGGGCCCAGGCCGCCCGCGACGCCGGCTTCGAGCGCGTCGAGTTCTGGTGGCCCTTCGACAGCGCCACCCCGACCCAGCAGGAGATCGACGACTTCGTCGCCTCGATCGAAGCCGCCGGCGTCCAGCTGGTGGGGCTGAACTTCTTCGCCGGCGACATGCCCGGCGGCGACCGCGGGATCGTCTCCTCCCCCGGCCGCGAAGAGGAGTTCGCCGCGAACGTCGAGGTCGTCGCCGCACTCGGCGAACGTCTCGGCTGCCGCGCGTTCAACGCCCTGTACGGCCTGCGCATCGAGGGTCAGGACCCGGCCGCCCAGGACGAGACCGCCGTGGCCAACCTCGCGCTCGCGGCCCGCGCCGTCGCCGCCTTCGGCGGCACCGTGCTGCTCGAGCCGGTCTCCGGAGCCGACGCCTACCCCCTGAAGACCGCGGCCGAAGCGCTCGCGATCATCGACCGGGTGCGCGCAGAAGGGGTGGAGAACATCGCTCTGCTCGCCGACTTCTACCACCTCGCCGTCAACGGCGAGGACGTCGCCGCCGTGATCGAGGCGCACGCCGCCGAGTTCGGGCACATCCAGATCGCCGACTCCCCCGGCCGCGGTGCCCCGGGCACCGGGGACCTGCCCCTGGACCAGTGGATCCAGCGCTCGCGCGCCCTGGGCTACGAGGGCGGCGTCGCCCTCGAGTACAAGCAGGACCGCGCCACGGCCTTCGACTGGTTCTCCCAGCCCGCCGCCGCGACCAGCTGA
- a CDS encoding FadR/GntR family transcriptional regulator yields the protein MRSKGTGSGAVDRIQELILVEGLRPGEPMPTESALCERLRISRSSVREAMRTLASLDIVEVRHGHGTFVGQLSLSPLVEGLLFRARLDDGNDLRALREVVELRIAIDLSVAEQLAEIYRDSANPDLERLVEQMRELASTGRPFPEADAAFHTALFSRLDNRLLRQLAQAFWEIHTAALPLLELPPAEDILDTVDAHQAMLSALEAGDVIAYRRAVLEHYRPLGRVLDAAASAELPAG from the coding sequence ATGCGCAGCAAGGGGACCGGGAGCGGAGCAGTCGACCGCATCCAGGAGCTGATCCTGGTGGAAGGGCTGCGGCCGGGCGAGCCGATGCCCACCGAGAGCGCGCTGTGCGAGCGGCTCCGGATCTCCCGCTCGTCGGTCCGCGAGGCGATGCGCACGCTCGCCTCGCTGGACATCGTCGAGGTGCGGCACGGCCACGGCACCTTCGTGGGGCAGCTCTCGCTCTCCCCGCTGGTGGAGGGGCTGCTGTTCCGCGCCCGCCTGGACGACGGCAATGATCTGCGAGCCCTGCGCGAGGTGGTGGAGCTGAGGATCGCGATCGACCTGTCCGTCGCCGAGCAGCTGGCGGAGATCTATCGTGATTCCGCCAACCCCGATCTCGAGCGTCTGGTCGAGCAGATGCGGGAGCTGGCCTCCACCGGCCGGCCCTTCCCCGAGGCCGATGCCGCCTTCCACACCGCACTGTTCTCACGACTGGACAATCGGCTGCTGCGCCAGCTCGCGCAGGCCTTCTGGGAGATCCACACCGCCGCGCTGCCGCTCCTCGAGCTGCCCCCGGCCGAGGACATCCTGGACACCGTCGATGCGCACCAGGCCATGCTGAGTGCGCTGGAGGCCGGGGACGTGATCGCCTACCGCCGGGCCGTCCTCGAGCACTACCGCCCGCTGGGCCGGGTGCTGGATGCTGCGGCGTCGGCGGAGCTGCCTGCCGGGTGA
- a CDS encoding arsenic metallochaperone ArsD family protein codes for MTDADADETATLAGLDIFLPSPPPDHEQQEAFLDEAAALALDGQPITVYLQDEDAWAFQECEPVRALLDSAGEGALPITLLGLDIVVTAVYPSTEQMIRFAREGGAPRTRTSAAAAACGPSGMPTGGAPLPREAGGFAAQLMGGAPAPARPAGGPDMGGRRNLMGGDHGDGLPGAGTARR; via the coding sequence ATGACCGACGCCGACGCCGACGAGACCGCGACGCTCGCAGGACTGGACATCTTCCTGCCCTCCCCGCCGCCCGATCACGAGCAGCAGGAGGCGTTCCTCGACGAGGCCGCCGCGCTCGCCCTGGACGGTCAGCCGATCACCGTCTACCTGCAGGACGAGGACGCCTGGGCCTTCCAGGAGTGCGAGCCGGTGCGGGCGCTGCTCGACTCCGCGGGGGAGGGCGCGCTGCCGATCACGCTGCTGGGCCTGGACATCGTCGTCACCGCGGTCTATCCGAGCACGGAGCAGATGATCCGGTTCGCCAGGGAGGGCGGCGCGCCCCGCACCCGGACGTCGGCCGCGGCGGCGGCCTGCGGGCCGAGCGGCATGCCGACCGGCGGGGCGCCGCTGCCGCGCGAGGCGGGCGGCTTCGCGGCGCAGCTGATGGGCGGGGCTCCGGCACCGGCGCGACCGGCCGGCGGCCCGGACATGGGCGGCCGACGCAACCTCATGGGCGGTGACCACGGCGACGGACTGCCCGGGGCCGGGACCGCGAGGCGCTGA